The Deltaproteobacteria bacterium HGW-Deltaproteobacteria-18 nucleotide sequence CGCTGGAGTAGATCGATGATGCCTCCCTTTCTGTCGTTTCTGACAACCCTGTGCGCCGTCATCCTGGCGTTCGGGTTTGCCGTGCGCATGCTGCTTGGCGTTATGCGCGCCGAGCGGTCGCGGGCCTCGGGAGTCCTGGCCCTGGCGCTCCTGCTGTCTGCCGGGCTGGAAACGACGGATCTGCTGACGCTTCTGTATCCCGGCATGTTGCAGTCATGGCGTATGGCCGGTCTGCTGGTGGAAGGAGCTTTGGGGCCGGCCTGGATCTGTTTCACGGCCCTTTTTGCCCGGAGCTACGAAGAGGGGCGGTTGCCCGGAATACAGCGTGCCATGATCCTCCTGTCCTGCCTCATGCTGCCCTGGGCCGGGTATCTGGCTGCTCAGGGCGCCTATTTTGCCCCGGATTTCGCGACCGAAGGCCTTCTTTTTCTCCTTCCCGGAAGCTTCTATTTCTATATCGGTTTCGCCGTATGCTGCGTCGTGGCCCTTCTCAATATCGAAGCCACCCTGGCGGCGGCCGTGCATCATCGCCGCTGGAAAATCAAATTCGTGCTTCTGGGGGCAGTGAGCATCCTGGCCTCCTTGATCCTCTATTACAGCCAGAGCCTCCTGCATCGTTCCATCAACATGAGCCTGGCCAGCCTGCGCTCTTCTGCCCTGTTGGTCGGCGCGTGCATGATGTGGTTTTCGGATTTGCGTCGCGGGTCCGAGGTGAGGATCAGCTTCTCCAGACGGATGGCCTTCAAATCCGTGGTTCTGGTCGCTGCCGGGTTGTATCTGGTCGGGCTCGGATTGCTCGGCGAGGGCGCGCGCCTTTTCGGAGACGAGCTGGGTCGGGCCGTGCTGCTGGTGATCAGCTTTCTGGCCGGGCTTGGACTCCTGATTGTTTTTCTTTCTGACACGGTGCGCCGCAAGATCCGTCTTTTTCTGCAGCTGCACTTTTATGGCGAGAAGTATGATTATCGCATCCAGTGGGTGCAGTTCACGCAGCATCTGGCAGCGGCCCGCACGCAAAGCGAATTGCAGCAGGCGGCATTGTCGGCCTGCTGTGAAACATTCGGCATCGTAGGTGCGGGGCTTTTTCTTTTCGACCATGGTCGCAAACTTTATCTGTCTGCCAGCCTGGTGGAGATGGATTTCCACGAAGGCGGTTTCGGGGCAGACTCGGCTCTAGTGACTGCGCTTGACCTCCGGCGTTCCGTGTTGCGCACGGCGGATGTTGACGACCCTTCGCCTTGGCTCGCGCGGGCCGTCTTCGCCATTCCCATTTTTCGCGAAGAAATGTTGGACGGATTCGTGCTTCTGGGTCCGCCCATCAATCCCCAAGAAGAGTATGACGAGGAGGACTTTGAACTGATGGACACCATGGCCCGGCATATCTCCTCGGCTCTCTTGAACATGCGCCTCCTGGAACAATTGGCTCG carries:
- the prsK gene encoding PEP-CTERM system histidine kinase PrsK, which encodes MMPPFLSFLTTLCAVILAFGFAVRMLLGVMRAERSRASGVLALALLLSAGLETTDLLTLLYPGMLQSWRMAGLLVEGALGPAWICFTALFARSYEEGRLPGIQRAMILLSCLMLPWAGYLAAQGAYFAPDFATEGLLFLLPGSFYFYIGFAVCCVVALLNIEATLAAAVHHRRWKIKFVLLGAVSILASLILYYSQSLLHRSINMSLASLRSSALLVGACMMWFSDLRRGSEVRISFSRRMAFKSVVLVAAGLYLVGLGLLGEGARLFGDELGRAVLLVISFLAGLGLLIVFLSDTVRRKIRLFLQLHFYGEKYDYRIQWVQFTQHLAAARTQSELQQAALSACCETFGIVGAGLFLFDHGRKLYLSASLVEMDFHEGGFGADSALVTALDLRRSVLRTADVDDPSPWLARAVFAIPIFREEMLDGFVLLGPPINPQEEYDEEDFELMDTMARHISSALLNMRLLEQLARSREMEIMGKVSAFVLHDLKNHVYTLSLMVDNAQKHIGNPEFQKDMVDSLGRTVGKMKILISQLKGLPDRQTLKREPVGLLSLAREATRPLPQERLDFQGTDVRVLVDSVEMGKVILNLCLNALEASTAGQSISITVGEEPEPFVKVVDHGVGIAEEFLAGGLFEPFKSTKTKGMGIGLYQCKQIVEAHRGRIEVRSVPGEGAEFVVCIEDR